The Undibacterium cyanobacteriorum genomic sequence GCCAAATCGCCCAAGCCAGATAGCGCGGTTGGGTATTCGACAAATCGCCAATCATCCAAAACACCATGCCGCGCAAACTTTGATCAGGAGCGATCGACAACAACAGCGTCACCACCGCACCGCAACCAGCGGCCACAATGACGCCCGTCAACAATAGTAAGGGCGCACTGCCTTCAGCACTACCCGCGCCACGAAAATCACGGTAAGCCAGCGCAAACAAAAGCGCGGCCACACTCATCGCGCCGCCAAATGCAGCAAGGTCAACCAGTGCTCCAGCGCCGACGAACAAAATCACAGAAAGCGCTCCAACCGAAGCGCCACCTGATAAACCAAGCACATAGGGATCCGCGAGCGGATTACGCAGCAAGGCCTGCATCAAAACGCCGGATAAGGCCAGCGTCGCTCCGGTGACAAACGCACATAGAGCGCGAAACAAGCGTAGGTCGAGCACGCTGCTGGCAAGACTCGTGTTCTGGCCTCGCAATACATCTTGGAAAGCACCGATCAGTTCAGCCCAGCTTAAGCTGACTGAGCCAGTGATACAGGCAAACAGGATGCTCAGCAAAGAGAGCAAGCACATAGCCGTCAACAGGGCGATGGCACGACGTGCTGTCATCAATTGCGGCATGTTGATCTCCTCACTTTGTAATCTACCTTGATGGATGAGATCATCCAGCACGACCACAACGACATGTTGGCCGCACTAGATTGATCTCACACTGTCCTTCTTAGTTCGACCCCATACTCAGAGCAATAAAGAACTTCGAGCCTGGCGTATTGTAATTGCGTGCCAACTCATACTTCTTGTCTGCAATATTGTTCCAACGCGCGAGTACGCTCCAATTTTTGGCGAACTGATAGCTGCTCACCAAGTTCAAAAGACCATAGCCACCTAAACGGTTCTTGTTGGCTTGATCGTCAAAACGTTCGCCCGACAATACGTTCTCAATGCCGAAACTCCATTGATTCCAACGATAATCAGCACCCAAGGTTGCATGTTGCTTTGCGCGGCGAGGCAAACGATTACCGGTCAAATCGTCTTTAGGATCTTGCAAGTCGACACTAGCACGCAAGCGCAACTGGTCAAGTTTGGTACTGGCAGCAAAGGTCCAACCCGACAAGCTTGCTTTGTTGATGTTATAAGCGCAGCCATATTTGTGGGTACTCTGTTGCACTGGGCATGGGTTTGCAGTCGCTAACAAATCAGTGACTTTATTGTCGTAATAAACGCCGCTAAAGCTGTTGACATTGTCATCGTATAGAAAACCGATTTCCTTGTTCTTTCCAAGTTCTGGGCGGTTGGTTGAGATACCGTATCCTGGGTAATACAATTCATTAAAACTTGGAGCGCGGAAGCTTGTTCCATAGCTTACATTCGCACGTAAATTTTCAGTCAAGCGATAACCGTAGGCCAAGTTATAAGTATTGTGAGATCCGAATTGAGAACTTTGGTCACGACGCACACTTGCGGTGGCCAAGTGAGCCTCTTGCTTCAAGGTGTAGGCTGCTGCATAAGAATTGGTATCACGCTCACCAGAAACACCCGCCGTAGTCGTTGTGACATCTTCATTACGTTTTTCCGCGATCAGTTGCAAGACGTCACGTCCGAAACTGATATTGTTCTGCCAGGTCCAGCCTCGTTGCAGTGTTTCCGCTGAACTCTTGCCGTAAGAAGCATCGGTGAACACGCGGTCGTTACCACGTGCATATTGCAATTGAGTTTGCCAATCGCTGCTGAATTTACCCTTCAAAAATACCGCTGTATTTTCTAACTTTTGTTGATTGCGATCGTTGTAACTAGGTCCTGCGTCAAATTGCACATCGAGCGTGCTTTGCAGAAAAGTCACACCGAGCTTCCAATCGCTGTCAAATTTCCACGTCATATTTCCGCTGGCGCTTTTTTGCGTATAGCCATCTTTATCGAGATTGTAGGTGTACGCGCCTGCACCAGGTTTCGCTGCACTGAAGCCATCACTGCTTTCACGTGCAGCATTCAAGGCATAGCTAAAACTGCCGGCATCAGAACTAAAAATACCAGCATTCCACCTGCGCAAGCCATCACTACCGACGCCATAGCTGGCATTTGAGGTCGCTGCTTTGCTATCTTTTTTGGTGAACAGTTGAATCACGCCGCCCATAGCGTCAGCGCCATACAAGCTTGATAAAGGTCCGTACACAACTTCAATGCGCTCGATCTGTGCTAAGGGAATCGTACTCCAGGTTGCACCACCGGTCGTCGAAGCACCGATCCGCACACCATCAATGAACACCACACTTTGCGCATTACCTGCACCGCGAATAAAAATTGAGGCAACCGACCCCGCGCCGCCGGTACGTGAAATTTCGATACCTCGTTGTTGCTGCAAAAGATCGACCACTGTAGTCGCACCGGAGCGCGCAATTTCTTCAGCGGTGATCACCAAATTGTCGGCCAATACGTCTTTCGCGACTTGCGCCTGACGTCCTGCAGTGATAACAACCGTTTCGTTCGTATCGAAGTTTGCGGCCATTTGTGAAGATTGTGAATTTTGCGCTTGAGATGGGAATGCCGCAGCAACCGCAGCAGCGGTGGCCAAGAGTTTGAAAAAAGAGTTCATACACATTTTGAAAAGTAAGGTCACAAGCAACCGAGATCCCCGTTGGGTGCTTGACTACAAAATGCGCGACGAAGGGTATCAAAAGAGAACAACGGCAAGAGCGGATCTTGACGCACTCGAACATCCCCGTTCGCGGCACTTCACTTATTTTGGCCGGTATCCGGGCTGACAAGCATCACCTTCGAACCTTCCCATGCACAAAGCACAGTGGTCTTGAGCGGAGGCTGGCAGGAATATCCTGCGCTTGTTCACCGTTGCGGGGGCAGCACACGTTGGCAGATACTAAAAATCGCGTCGTGTTTCCCGTTTAACCGCCAACATGACTATGTCGGCGAGCACCAAAACGTGCACATTTTAACGCGTAAGCGAATCAAGGACAAGGTAACAGAATGACCCGGAAGTGTTCAATTGATGAAAACCTATGCGGCGTCAAGAAACGTCATGAAGGGTGTTATCTGCAATCGCCGCAACTAAGGGTCCAACTTACTCGTCAATGAAACCCACGCAGCAAGAAGGTCTCGATGGAGTTCTGAGATCTCAACAAACTTGACGCCAACACGGAAAAAATCGCCACTGAGAATGCAATGCAAGACATGAACCTTACACGGCACCTTATACATCTCACGAATGTGATCAATGTGCGGAATTTCCAGCATCATTTGGTAGTCACGTGTGATTGCCGCTGGCTGCGGGCATTGGAACAAAATTCCCGAGTCAGAAATATTGATGACTTTAATCGGCAAAATAGAGCCATCGGCGGCGCGAAATGCGCCCCGCCATGTGACATTAATACGAGGACTACGTCTTAACTCTAAGGCCATACTGTCAATCGGGATTAGTCATTACTTAAGAATAAACTTTACGCAAGGCAATATATTGCGTAACGTTACCACGACTTCCGCAGCACAACCGCAAATAAGTGCAAAAAAGACAGGAAGCGCTGAAAGCGCTTCCTTATTTACAACACTCTTTCTTGTTAAGCGATCAAGCAATAGATCTGGAGAACTGAAACCTCACACTTTGTGATTGCATCAATGAATCGCTATTTACGCTTTGCGCGACTTCCAAACATGATGGACGACCAAGGCTAACAAGGAAAGGCCCCCCATCTCCGCCAACAAACTCACCGTGGACATGGTCGCCGAATGGTTGTAACCAAATAAATCAACGATACCAATTTTCGTCGCTTGACTGGCGATATAAGTCCAAAACAAGAAGACTGCTAAGAAAGGACGGGCGTTGCGAGTGAGGCATCCCAATGCTGTCGCCATCGCGCTTACGGCGAAGATCGCCAATACCATAACTTCAACAAAGAAGAACTGACTAGCAGCCAAGCGTGTCATTGATACACCGACGAACATGAAAGCCAAGAGAACGCAGGCGCAGTAGTGACGAACCAGACGCCGCGTACTTCCACCTTTTGCCACGCCAGTGAGGCTTTCCATTCCAGACTGGAAGTCGCGGGTGCTAATGTCGGCAATCAGCATTCCCCACGCAAGCACACCAAAAATTTGAACGACCACCAATTCCTTCAAGCCCACGCTCAAGCTCAACACATTCAAAGCGATTAAAGCGATCATCAGTATGGGCGCTGAAATTAAACTCAAAGCCACTTCGGCGATCACTTGGCCTATTGCATTTGGCAAGTACACCGATACCTTCATCAAGGGCTTCGCTATAAACGATAAAGGACGCGTCCAATCGTTCAGCATTTGGATTGGATTACGACGACGACGTGTTTGAGAAAGCTTAATCTTGTCGGATGAATAGCGGTGGAAAGTACGAACGCCAATCCAAAACGGCAGCAATGCTGTCAAGGCTGAGCCAACTCGCAATAAGGCCAATTTCAAAGTCCACAAGTTGCTCGGAAGGCGCCAAGGCTCCAAGGCGGGATCAAAGCTGCTGCCACCGAGTGAAAAGTTCGATGTACTGGTGTACGATTGGATATTCAGAATCGCCGTCATCAATCCGGTAAAGTCAAATACGAACAACAGCTCGCCTGCCAAGCCACTCGGATGAATAATCTTCGTCAGCAAACTCATCTGCGCAACCCATAAGATGAAATACAAAAAGTCACCAAGCTTGCCCATCAACCAAGGCACACTGTCAAACAGAATCGCGATACCGGTGACGTAACAAGCCAAGGGCAGATAAACCAAGGTGTAGGTCTGTAAGTATGGCCATAGTTCCAGTCCCGGTTCACCGCGCACCAACTGCAAGACCATGACGGTGAACATGCCGGTGTAGGCCAAGAGCATGAAGTAAGCCACGCCAGCAATCCAACGACTCACGAGAAATACCGAATTCGGAATCGGACTACTACCAATCAAACTTCCGATTCCGGTTCGCACATCCTCAGCGACGCGACCACGCAATAAGTAAAAGCCCGCAAATAGCATAATGATGCCGAACAAGCAGGCACTGCCGAGAGCTAAGGCCGAACTGGTATAGAGCGTGCGACGATGGTTAATCACCATCATCGACACCCCGCTAGCTGGATCAGAAATGATGTTCCAACTAATCATGACCATCAAGAACAGTGCAAACAAGGTGGTCCAACGTCGCGCGCGCAAACGCAATTCCGTGGCGATTAAGATTTTCATACTTGGCCAATACGCACGCATAGCTGAATTTTGATTGAGATGATTCGACACCGACCATGTATTTTCGAATGCTTTGATTGGTGTCATAGTGGAAGCAGTATTCAGACTTGGATCAGACATGAGCGACCTCCTGCAGAGAGTAGCGTTGCGCCATTAAAGCGTCTTCCAGATTCGGCTCGCATGCTTGTGCTGCCCCCAAAGGTGATCGAGGGTGCGCAAAACGCACTTGATATTGATCGCCTTGGCGTATCGCCTGCAACACATTCACTTCCGCTTTCAAGGATTCGAGTTGTTTGGCATCGAGATCAACCGTCCAAATTTGACCACGTGCCTGTGCGATCATATTTTCTGGCGTATCAAAGCCAATCAGGCGTCCTTTACGCATAATGGCGAGCTCACTGGCAACACTCTCAACATCGGAAACGATATGGGTCGACATGATGACTAACTTATCGTTACCCAATTCAGCCAAGAGATTCCTAAAGCGCAAGCGCTCTTCTGGATCCAACCCTGCGGTCGGCTCATCAACCACCAAAATATCGGGATCATTGAGGAGTGCCTGAGCGATTCCTAAACGACGACGCATACCGCCAGAAAACTGCGCCGCATTACGATGCGCATGCTCGCTCAAATTCACCAACTCTAATAAATCACGAATGCGACCGGGATTTCTAACGCCCTTCAGACCAGCAAAATATTGCATTAATTCGAGAGCGCTTAAATTCGGATAAACACCAAAATCTTGCGGCAGAAAACCAAGACGGGTGCGCATCGCATCAGGATGTTTGACGATATCAACGCCTTGAAAAGTAATGGTGCCGCCAGTCGGTTTACTCAAGGTCGCAATCATTTGCATCAAGGTCGTTTTGCCTGCGCCATTGTGGCCAATCAAGCCAACCACGCCACGCTGCAACGATAAACTCACATCATCCACCGCTTTAAATTGAGGACCAAATTGCTTGACCAGATTTTTAATTTCTAACATATGAATCTCCTTCGTATTCGTGCCATGAGTGGTCGATGGTGGAACGATACGAAATCGTGGAGAGTGCTGCATTCAGTTTGAGATAAAGCGCAAAACGACGGGCATAAAGCGGAAAAAACGGTCACGAATGATGTTTAATCGATTGCACTTCGTCTTATCAATTCCTTACATTTCATTAAAATTCAATAAACTTTGTTCTTGAATACAACAAAGTCGATCAGCAGACGCGCCACGATCCGGACAGTTTGCATGGTTTGTGATTGAATCTCTCTATCGCATTCTGATCTTCGCTCATGCATAAACCACAGCTCAACATCGAAACCGAAGCTTTTTTGAAATGGCGCTGGTTAGCGACCTGGCTGCCCTTTCTCATGTTGATGGGATTCTTGGTTGTCACAGAATTTGTCGTATTCGAAGAGCGCCAACGTCAAATCGCCCTGCGTCAGCAAGCCCTCTTCAGCCACACGGGCGAGATCCGGGTTTTAATTGAATCCGAACTGAATTCCAGCATCCATTTGGCGACGGGCATGGTGTCCTACATTCAAGCCAAGAATGGGAAATACGACAAGCAAGAAATCCAAGCGTGGATGCAAAATCTACAAAAGTCCGAGACCAGCATTCGTAATATCGCTATTGCGCCCGATAACCGTATCCAGTTAGTAGCGCCACTTGAAGGTAATGAGTCAGCGATAGGGCTGTACTATCCGGATAACCCCAGTCAGTGGCCGGCTGTCGAAAAAATTATTCGCGAGCGCAAACCGACCTTAGCAGGCCCTTTCGAACTCAAACAAGGCGGAGTTGGTTTAGCCTATCGCGTTCCCGTGTACCTCAGCGGCGACCAGTATTGGGGCCTGGTCAGCACAGTTCTCAAAGCGGAATCTGTTTTTGCCAAGGCGGAACTGCGAGCCAAAGACTTAGATATCGCAGTCGCTTTGATCGACCAAGAAACAGCGAACGGCAACAAGCCAGCCAAACAAATTTGGAGCACCAACAACTTCAACGATAACAACGCACTTTCTTTCCGCATTGAGGTGCCTGGTCGAGACTTGGCACTCCAAGCGCAATATCTCAATACGTTAGAGAATCAATGGTATTTGTGGGGGCTAAGGATATTAGGGTGGATCACGGGCGGCATCGTCTCCGTTCTGGTCTTGAGAATTGTGCGCTCCTACCGACAACAAAAACTGGCGACCATCGCCCTCAGCGAGAGTCGTGAACAATTCATGCGTGCCTTCACGACGGCACCACAGGGCATGGCCTTACTTGGTATGGATGGAAAATGGTTGCGCATGAATCCGACATTGCTGCAATTACTCCAATTTGAAGAAATCGATTTACAACAATCGAACAGCGTTGATCTCGCAGCAGAATTACATACCGAACGCTTACTACAACATTGGCGCCAACAGGATGAGTCGAGCTTGCAATACGAAATACCTTTGCATCGAAAAGACGGAACTCAAATTGACTGCATTATTAGTATCGCACTGGTCGAGAGCAAGAAACTCGTACAGTCTTATTGGATCTTGCAAGTGATCGATATCAGTGCTCGTATCGCAGCGGAAGCGCGTCTGCAAGACAGTGCCGAATATACACAGGCGATTTTGGATAATGTCGCTGACGGAATTATGAGTATCGATTTACAAGGCAAAGTAAAGACCATTAATCCTGCGGGTTTAGCGATTTGGAAAATGCCGGAAACCCAGTTTGTCCGAGAGAGTTTTATCGATCGTCTGCAATGTCACGAGCGGCCACAAATCTACGAGCAACTTCAGCATTTTCTTGAGGGCTGCGCATTACTACGACCAGGGCAAATTGCTCCGCTCAATTTCGAAACCCAGATCACCGATCAATACGGCGACAAGATCGATATCGAAGTCAGCATTACCGCCACCGAACGAAAAGATCACGTGGAACTGATCGTCGTCGTGCGCGATATCAGCGCCCGCAAACGCCTAGAAATCATGCAGAGTGAATTCGTTTCGATTGTCAGCCATGAATTGCGAACGCCACTGACATCGATTATTGGATCTCTCAAGTTAATCGACGGTGGCGTATTCGGAAAACTGCCGGTGGGGCTCGAAAAGATGGTGAGGATTGGTCTACAAAATGGCCAACACCTTGCTTTGATCATTAACGACATTCTCGATATGGACAAACTTGCTGCTGGCAAGATGGAGTTCACAATTGACGACCATGCGCTTGACCCATTGATCGCCACTGCAATGGAAAACAACCAAAGTTATGCCAAGCAATATCAAGTTCATTTTGACTATCGCTCGGACCCAGCTTTGTCGGTTCGTTGCGATGCCCAACGATTTCAACAAATCATGTCTAACCTTTTATCCAACGCTGCCAAGTATTCCAAGCCCGAAGGCAGAATCGATATTTTAGGTGAACCGATCGAGCAAGATGGAAAGCCTTTCATCAGGATCTCGGTACGTGATTATGGCGACGGCATCCCGCAACAGTATCAAGATAAGATTTTCAAGAAGTTCTCCCAAGTTGACGGTAGCAACACACGCAAAAAAGGTGGTACAGGATTGGGGCTATCGATCTGCAAAGAAATGGTGCAGCACATGGGCGGCAGCGTAGGCTTCGAATCACAGGAAGGACAAGGTTCCTGCTTCTATTTCTACTTACCTACGATCGCGTGACCCAATTTCAAAGAATGGGTCAACAAAATCTCAGGAAGACCTAGTATGAGGAAGAAAATGATGGCACCTCTAAAATCAACACATACTTACCGCAGCGTCGCTGCTTCACTGATCGGTTTGTTGAACATTTCTGAATTGAGCGCTCAGACCAGGCTGGAGGCAAGAATAGAAACACGAGCCAAGGCCAGAGCTGAGATTAGCGCGCAAGACGTGCAAGACTTGATCCGGGCCGATGGCGCAAACACCCGCGCCGCGCTTTACCAAGTCACCAACTGCAAAGGCATCGCCGTCATTTCACACGGCGCGGGCGGCTCGGAATCGGGCTACAGTTACCTCGCCAAAGCACTACAAGAACAAGCCTGGTTCACCGTCGTTCCCGGTCATCGAGAGAGTGGTATCCCAGCACTGCGACAACAAATGAATGGCAAAGGCATCAAAGCCGGCTTGGCAAATCTAATTACTGATGCCAGCGCCTACCGTGGTCGCTTCATGGATATCGAAGCTGCATTGGCTTATGCGCGTCAACACTGCCATACAGACACCACGGTGTTAATTGGACATTCTATGGGGGCAGCCACCACCATGTTGCTTGCCGGAGCGCACAATAAGCTTGCACTGCAAGCTCCTTCACTCCCCTTCGACGCTTACGTCGCCATGTCGCCGCAAGGTGTCGGCAGCATTTTCCCCAGCCATGCGTGGTCTGGCATCAGCAAGCCCGTCATGACGATGACAGGCACCAAAGATACCGAGCTTGGCGGCTTGGCCTGGGAGACGCGTTTAGATCCCTTCAAAGACATGCAGCCTCCTTGCAAATGGAGTGCTGTGATCGATGGCGCAACGCACATGAGCTTTAGTGGTATGACACGTGACAAACAAGAAAAAGAGTTGATCATCAGCACGACGCTGCATTTCTTAGATCAAATAAAAAACCGGCAGTGTTCACTGCCGGCGGTGATAGCGGGAATTGAAATCAAGTCCAAGTGAGTTCGGCAAACCATCAATCCAAGAACTTCATTCCTCCTTCACTCCTTTTGCCTTTAATCCATTTTCCCACGCATACGCTGGAGCGTTTGATCTTTATCGATCACATGATGCTTCAGCGCACCGATCACATGCAAAGCAATCGCGAGGATCAAAATCCAACCTATCACTTCGTGTGCCTCATGGGCGAAGTCTGCCAAACTTTCATTTACCGGAACTACTTCGCCTGGTTTGTCTGGCGAAGGATGCGCTGCCGCTAAGGGTATGCCAAATAATTCAAAGCCGTGCCCGCTCATTGATGAAAACACCATGCCTGAAATCGGCATCAAGAGCGTACCGAGCAATAAAGCATAATGCGTCAACTTCGCTAAGATTTGCTCATACCTTGGATAGTCGCCGACTGGCTCCGGCCACCCTTCTTTGATACGCCACAGTACACGCGCCACGGCGACCGGAAAAATCAAAATACCGAAAGACTTATGCCAAGGGTACAGAGCCCAAGCATCTGTCTCCGCCATATAAATGCCTACCGCCAAGAGCACGATCATTGTCGCCGCAATAATCCAATGCAGACTGATTGTGAGCTTACTGAGTCTTTGAATCGCCATTTCATCCACCTCTTCTTTCGCTATCAATTTTATTCAATTTTGATCAATCGTATTTATGAACATGAGAACCTACGAACATACTTTCCCCTCAAAGATCATCGAGCCACACGAGTTGTGACCAACGCCGCTCCCATTGCTTCGTGAGACGCCTGATTGCGAAAGCTTCACGATCAAGGCAGGCAACATTACGTCGCACACACAGAGAAAACAAATCCTGCAAACCGTATGGAGCGTGAATTTTCACTTGACCACTCTCCTCCAAACTCACGCCCACGCAGGTTGCGATTTCAGGCCACGACGCTATCGCACTTATCAAATCAGGAAACGGAGAAATAGCACGCCCCAAATGTACTGCTAGCCATCGATGTACGTGGGCTTGATTCACGACATCCCATTCAAATTGAGGAAACGCATCGTGCATGTGGGCTCGTATCGCAGCATCATCGTCGCTTGAACTCGGCGTATCATAATAGATAAGATCCCAATCAGGAACGTGGCTTGGCACCTTCATACCATGCAGTTCATCCCACACCAAGGCACGAATCGCACCGGCACCGATCGCCCACGACGACAAATCCAATTTCTTGGCATGATCAAGCACCGCCATCATGGTGTCATGCTGATAGATTAAATCCAATAAGATTGCATGACATTCGCTCTCTGTAAGCAAACACTTCATAGACGATACGTTTAACGATTCTAAGGGACACATTTCAGATCATATCAAATCGACGTTGCCAAACAAGTATCTCCCTGTTACGAAGCAACTATGTGATCAATGCGGAAAAAGGCGTGACTAAGACTCAGAGCGCACAACAAATTCACGGGGCAAATGATTTATACTCAAACGATGAACTCTACCCAATCACCCACATCGTCAAACACCTTCGATTCGCTCACCGTGGAATGCGTGACTGCATCAAAGATCGTGAAGGTCCTCGCGATCAATTTACTGATTTGGCTGAGCATTTGCACCATAGGCGCGGCTGGCAACTATCAAGACAATCTCCGCTTCGCCAATCAAGCTCATCACGCGCGCTCATTCGTCGAGGTTTGGTTAGCATGGTTGAATGGACACCTTCCCTTATTTATTCTCAGCAGTCTTCTTTATCTTAGCTTACTCTGGCGGCCCCGCTTGCTCGCGAATGCACGCGGTGTCGTCCGCACCTACTTGGTATTGGCGTGTCTCTTTTTCCCTTTACATATGCTGTACATTGCTATCCCGGCATGGCAGCGCAAAACGGGCGAACATTCACTGGCGGGCCTGATTCAAGGAGTCATCGATCATGACAACTTCACTTGGTTTCTCGAATTCGCATGGTTTAGCGGTACCTTCGCCGTAACTCTTGCCGTGCGCATTTGGCATCTCAGTCAAAGCCGGGTGATACAACTGCAGCGCACTGAACAAAGTAATTTGGAACTCCGACTAGCGCTTGAAAAACAAAGGCTCATTATTCTCCAACAACAGCTGGAGCCGCATTTTATCTTCAATGCATTGAATGCCATTAGTGCTTTAGTCAGACTCAAAGAGAGTAGCATCGCCTTGCACGGCATCCATCAACTCAGCGCATTACTGCGTTACGCTTTGCTCGCAAGTAAACGAAAATTCGTCACGCTCGACGAGGAAATGCGCTTTATCAGCGATTATCTTGGCCTACAAAAATTGCGCTACGGTGATCGACTTGAGTTTCAGTATGAGGGCTATGATGATCACTTCGACAGCTTCGCCCATATTGCATGCCCACCTCTACTCTTACAACCGCTGATTGAAAATGCGCTACGCCATGACTTAGACTGTCACGACGAATGTGGTCGCATCACGATCCATTTCAGTACGATAGAATCTGCCAACACAAACGCTCTCAGACTGTGCGTACACAATACTCGAGGCCATCAAGTGGCGAGCAATCCCGGCACAGGTCTTGGCTTAGTACAAACCCAGGAGAGACTCGCGGCACTGTATGGATCGACTGCCCATATCGAAGTCGAAATGCAAGAGAAGTATTTCCAAGTGTGCCTCACCATTCCACTGATTTCGTATGATCCTGATGAGACCGTGGTGGATGCTGACTTAATTTCAAATTCAGCCTCGAATTCAAATTCAGATTCAGACGCAAAAGAAAATGTCTAAACCCATTCGATATCTGATTGTCGACGATGAAATTCTGAGCCAACGCAATCTCAGCCAAGCCATCACTGAGCAGTCTTATTGGCAACCGCTTGGCACTGCCTCATCGGTGCCGCAAGCCCGAGAAATCTTGACGCAAGACCTGCCTGACGTGATTTTTCTCGACATCCAAATGCCACGCGAATCAGGGCTGAGCTTGGCGAGAGAATTGATGGGCAGAGAGACGCCTCCCTTAATTGTCTTCGTCACCGCTTTTGATGAACATGCGATCGAAGCCTTCCGCCTCCACGCGCTAGACTACTTGCTCAAGCCCATCAATGATGTACATCTCAGGCAAGCCATCGATCGCGCCGAACAAATGCTGCACTTTCAGCAGCAAGCCCATCTCGCACAATCGCTGCGTGAGATGTTTCAGGATGAATACAAGAACGACGAGCCAAGCACCGAACCCAGCAAAGCATTTTGGGAACACATCAGCATTCGTTCTATCGGACGTATCGATCGCGTCGCCGTGAAAGACATTGTGTGGGTAGAGGCACAAGGAAACTATGTGCTATTGCACTTGCGCGACGGTCGCATGATGTATCGTGCATCGATGTCGCAACTTGAGAAACATCTCGCCCCACATGCCTTTATCAGAACCCACCGCAGCATCTTGGTGCGTACACATGAAATTAGTTCGCTGCAAGTGCTCGCCGATCATAGTTACGAGGCGGTCTTAAAGAATCAAGTTCGCTTACCGATTAGCGAGCGTCATCTCGCAAAAGTCAAACAAGCTCTGAGCCAACCACAATAGTCGGATTTACATTCACGCGTTTCTTGAGCCTAGTTTGGTCAATTCCGCAAAGTAGCAAAATGACTGTTAATAACGCGACATATTCCATCCCATCTTTGTCACTCCCAGACACAATCCACCCTTGCTGTGCGTGATGAAAGACCAGTGCGAGGACGTTCAACGCAATCAAACAGAAATATGCGCAACGCTGATGACGACCTAATGCAATCGTTGTTAATGCAAGTCCTTGCAAGATCGTCGCTGCAATTGCGATCCAGGTCGGCTGCGGAAGAAAACTCGGCATTAAGAGCACCATATCCTGCACGCTGCCAGTAACG encodes the following:
- a CDS encoding PilZ domain-containing protein; the encoded protein is MALELRRSPRINVTWRGAFRAADGSILPIKVINISDSGILFQCPQPAAITRDYQMMLEIPHIDHIREMYKVPCKVHVLHCILSGDFFRVGVKFVEISELHRDLLAAWVSLTSKLDP
- a CDS encoding ATP-binding protein codes for the protein MHKPQLNIETEAFLKWRWLATWLPFLMLMGFLVVTEFVVFEERQRQIALRQQALFSHTGEIRVLIESELNSSIHLATGMVSYIQAKNGKYDKQEIQAWMQNLQKSETSIRNIAIAPDNRIQLVAPLEGNESAIGLYYPDNPSQWPAVEKIIRERKPTLAGPFELKQGGVGLAYRVPVYLSGDQYWGLVSTVLKAESVFAKAELRAKDLDIAVALIDQETANGNKPAKQIWSTNNFNDNNALSFRIEVPGRDLALQAQYLNTLENQWYLWGLRILGWITGGIVSVLVLRIVRSYRQQKLATIALSESREQFMRAFTTAPQGMALLGMDGKWLRMNPTLLQLLQFEEIDLQQSNSVDLAAELHTERLLQHWRQQDESSLQYEIPLHRKDGTQIDCIISIALVESKKLVQSYWILQVIDISARIAAEARLQDSAEYTQAILDNVADGIMSIDLQGKVKTINPAGLAIWKMPETQFVRESFIDRLQCHERPQIYEQLQHFLEGCALLRPGQIAPLNFETQITDQYGDKIDIEVSITATERKDHVELIVVVRDISARKRLEIMQSEFVSIVSHELRTPLTSIIGSLKLIDGGVFGKLPVGLEKMVRIGLQNGQHLALIINDILDMDKLAAGKMEFTIDDHALDPLIATAMENNQSYAKQYQVHFDYRSDPALSVRCDAQRFQQIMSNLLSNAAKYSKPEGRIDILGEPIEQDGKPFIRISVRDYGDGIPQQYQDKIFKKFSQVDGSNTRKKGGTGLGLSICKEMVQHMGGSVGFESQEGQGSCFYFYLPTIA
- a CDS encoding ABC transporter ATP-binding protein, which produces MLEIKNLVKQFGPQFKAVDDVSLSLQRGVVGLIGHNGAGKTTLMQMIATLSKPTGGTITFQGVDIVKHPDAMRTRLGFLPQDFGVYPNLSALELMQYFAGLKGVRNPGRIRDLLELVNLSEHAHRNAAQFSGGMRRRLGIAQALLNDPDILVVDEPTAGLDPEERLRFRNLLAELGNDKLVIMSTHIVSDVESVASELAIMRKGRLIGFDTPENMIAQARGQIWTVDLDAKQLESLKAEVNVLQAIRQGDQYQVRFAHPRSPLGAAQACEPNLEDALMAQRYSLQEVAHV
- a CDS encoding TonB-dependent receptor domain-containing protein; this encodes MNSFFKLLATAAAVAAAFPSQAQNSQSSQMAANFDTNETVVITAGRQAQVAKDVLADNLVITAEEIARSGATTVVDLLQQQRGIEISRTGGAGSVASIFIRGAGNAQSVVFIDGVRIGASTTGGATWSTIPLAQIERIEVVYGPLSSLYGADAMGGVIQLFTKKDSKAATSNASYGVGSDGLRRWNAGIFSSDAGSFSYALNAARESSDGFSAAKPGAGAYTYNLDKDGYTQKSASGNMTWKFDSDWKLGVTFLQSTLDVQFDAGPSYNDRNQQKLENTAVFLKGKFSSDWQTQLQYARGNDRVFTDASYGKSSAETLQRGWTWQNNISFGRDVLQLIAEKRNEDVTTTTAGVSGERDTNSYAAAYTLKQEAHLATASVRRDQSSQFGSHNTYNLAYGYRLTENLRANVSYGTSFRAPSFNELYYPGYGISTNRPELGKNKEIGFLYDDNVNSFSGVYYDNKVTDLLATANPCPVQQSTHKYGCAYNINKASLSGWTFAASTKLDQLRLRASVDLQDPKDDLTGNRLPRRAKQHATLGADYRWNQWSFGIENVLSGERFDDQANKNRLGGYGLLNLVSSYQFAKNWSVLARWNNIADKKYELARNYNTPGSKFFIALSMGSN
- a CDS encoding FecCD family ABC transporter permease, which produces MPQLMTARRAIALLTAMCLLSLLSILFACITGSVSLSWAELIGAFQDVLRGQNTSLASSVLDLRLFRALCAFVTGATLALSGVLMQALLRNPLADPYVLGLSGGASVGALSVILFVGAGALVDLAAFGGAMSVAALLFALAYRDFRGAGSAEGSAPLLLLTGVIVAAGCGAVVTLLLSIAPDQSLRGMVFWMIGDLSNTQPRYLAWAIWLGVAGLMLLKSRAINIAAMHADNARALGVNVGALRKLLFVCAALLTASAVSTAGSIGFVGLIIPHACRFKFGPDHRLLIPLASLGGGAFLVFADTLARTVAAPHQLPVGVITALIGVPVFLFQLHQLRRR